From the genome of Haemophilus parainfluenzae, one region includes:
- a CDS encoding sulfatase-like hydrolase/transferase: MIPSIFLSLFFIATVIFIVNSHYRWTYFFAIALFVLLFSSMFAITGQWQRGLNFASVLFVVLMLFHRMKIHYYKQPLLISDFWLVTDWRNWETLLHYKGAIFGVLGLLGLLGYAIFGWSDVETASTGFRVFAAILAATSFGLMWHYSKDPDATKVWLDSLPDDGRDVFLNLPMSCRGVFFKVPEFEGNSQKFKEKLTALLNEKSESKTESAEKPDIVVCLQESTLNPHQFDFDAETIPPFSMFNKQEDTAFVSPLRVHTVGGATWKSEFAFLAGVPSTDFGALASGVFYSVVPHLQTGFIKNLREQGYFCVALSPFTKGNYNAKPAYDHFGFDLMLQPQDLGYPASISKNLWHISSEEMMYYTKLILQKQHPSLENVQQPMFVYVLTMKEHGPYNTNMPNHFNLASKRLGGKAISCLNDYIDRIASLNEAIEGLNDYLKSRETPYVFGYFGDHQVAFDNQLPPKKGNFANPDYVTQFVVRTNRKTDFVQQQDFLDLAFVGGVLLDVAGLSPKDDFMRANIAMRQLSQGKLEDAEDMDLVNSYRNYLYQDLKIAQ, from the coding sequence ATGATTCCAAGTATTTTTCTGAGTTTATTTTTTATTGCGACGGTGATTTTTATCGTCAATTCGCATTATCGTTGGACATATTTTTTTGCGATTGCATTATTCGTCTTATTGTTTAGTTCAATGTTTGCGATAACAGGTCAATGGCAACGCGGATTGAATTTTGCGTCCGTACTTTTTGTGGTGTTGATGCTATTCCATCGAATGAAAATTCATTACTACAAACAACCTTTACTCATTTCAGATTTTTGGCTCGTAACAGACTGGCGAAATTGGGAAACCCTTTTACATTATAAAGGGGCCATTTTCGGCGTGTTGGGGCTATTAGGTCTGTTGGGGTATGCTATCTTTGGCTGGTCAGATGTTGAAACTGCCTCAACTGGATTTCGTGTATTTGCAGCAATACTCGCAGCAACAAGCTTTGGTTTAATGTGGCATTATTCTAAAGATCCGGATGCGACAAAAGTCTGGCTAGATTCATTGCCGGATGATGGTCGAGATGTTTTCTTAAACCTGCCAATGTCTTGTCGTGGTGTATTCTTTAAAGTGCCAGAATTTGAAGGTAATAGTCAAAAATTTAAAGAAAAACTGACCGCACTTTTAAATGAAAAGTCTGAGAGCAAAACTGAAAGTGCAGAAAAGCCTGATATTGTGGTTTGTTTACAAGAATCAACCTTGAATCCCCATCAATTTGATTTTGATGCAGAAACCATCCCGCCATTTTCAATGTTTAATAAGCAAGAAGATACCGCATTTGTAAGTCCATTGCGTGTACATACGGTGGGCGGTGCAACGTGGAAATCTGAATTTGCTTTTCTTGCAGGGGTGCCTTCAACCGATTTTGGTGCTTTGGCAAGTGGGGTGTTTTATTCGGTTGTGCCACACTTACAGACGGGTTTTATTAAAAATCTTCGTGAGCAAGGCTATTTTTGTGTGGCGTTATCGCCTTTTACGAAAGGTAACTACAATGCAAAACCTGCTTATGACCACTTTGGTTTTGATTTGATGTTGCAACCACAAGATTTAGGCTATCCAGCATCAATCAGCAAAAATCTCTGGCATATTAGCAGTGAAGAGATGATGTACTACACCAAGCTTATTTTACAGAAACAACATCCATCATTGGAAAATGTACAGCAGCCAATGTTTGTTTATGTTCTCACCATGAAAGAGCATGGCCCTTACAACACGAACATGCCAAACCATTTTAATTTGGCAAGTAAGCGTTTAGGGGGAAAAGCGATTTCTTGCTTGAACGATTATATTGATCGCATTGCTAGCCTTAATGAGGCAATCGAAGGTTTAAATGATTATTTAAAATCACGTGAAACGCCTTATGTATTCGGTTATTTTGGTGATCACCAAGTCGCTTTTGATAATCAGCTTCCACCGAAAAAAGGTAACTTTGCGAACCCGGATTATGTGACTCAATTTGTAGTTAGAACTAATCGTAAGACTGACTTTGTTCAACAGCAAGATTTCTTAGATTTAGCCTTTGTTGGTGGCGTATTACTTGATGTGGCAGGTTTATCACCGAAAGATGACTTTATGCGAGCGAATATCGCGATGCGTCAGCTAAGCCAAGGTAAGCTCGAAGATGCAGAGGATATGGATTTAGTGAATAGCTATCGAAATTATCTGTATCAAGATTTAAAAATTGCGCAATAA
- a CDS encoding Dam family site-specific DNA-(adenine-N6)-methyltransferase: MLRPKNNKTKPRIKHRPFLKWAGGKFRLTDDLNRVFPKRKQCLIEPFVGAGAVFLNSHFERYILADINPDLINLFNIVKENVDAYIEACKPIFFAENANTADYYYAQRDAFNQSSDPFERSVLFLYLNRFGFNGLCRYNSKNEFNVPFGAYKTHYFPEDELRYFAHKAQSAVFLCADFQQTFELADKHSVIYCDPPYAPLPQDTNFTGYAGNAFGLEHQKNLAECAKKAQKEKQISVVISNHDTKFTREIYKGAKFKRVKVQRSISQSSEKRVKVKELIAIFKG, encoded by the coding sequence ATGTTGCGTCCGAAAAATAATAAAACGAAACCTCGAATTAAACACCGCCCGTTTTTAAAATGGGCGGGCGGTAAATTCCGTTTAACGGACGATCTCAACCGAGTCTTTCCTAAAAGAAAACAGTGTTTGATTGAACCTTTTGTGGGTGCGGGTGCTGTTTTTCTTAATTCTCATTTTGAGCGTTATATCTTGGCAGATATTAATCCTGATTTGATTAACTTGTTTAATATCGTCAAGGAAAATGTAGATGCCTATATTGAGGCTTGTAAGCCAATTTTCTTTGCGGAGAATGCCAATACAGCCGACTATTATTACGCCCAGCGTGATGCCTTTAATCAATCAAGCGATCCTTTCGAGCGTTCGGTGTTGTTCCTTTATTTGAACCGTTTTGGATTTAATGGATTGTGCCGTTATAACAGTAAAAATGAATTCAATGTGCCATTTGGCGCTTATAAAACCCATTATTTCCCTGAAGATGAATTACGCTATTTCGCCCATAAAGCGCAAAGTGCGGTCTTTTTATGCGCTGATTTTCAACAGACCTTTGAATTAGCGGATAAACACAGTGTGATCTATTGTGATCCGCCTTATGCACCGCTTCCGCAAGATACCAATTTTACTGGATATGCAGGGAATGCTTTTGGTCTTGAACATCAAAAGAATTTAGCAGAATGCGCCAAAAAAGCACAAAAAGAAAAGCAAATTTCCGTGGTGATTTCTAACCACGATACGAAATTTACGCGTGAGATTTATAAAGGGGCAAAATTTAAACGCGTTAAAGTACAGCGCTCAATTAGCCAATCTTCAGAAAAACGAGTTAAAGTAAAAGAATTAATCGCTATCTTTAAAGGTTAG
- the secM gene encoding secA translation cis-regulator SecM, with the protein MMKSNKGKTNFWSQLLLSMIAIFALPVAQGLEAPPSSNMSGENYQTSSEQHMLIAVREIRQALQVQPQPTNHKTHSNQKYEKIQPHFIAAEFPVFAPIRAGPAII; encoded by the coding sequence ATGATGAAATCAAACAAAGGTAAAACAAATTTCTGGTCGCAGTTGCTATTAAGCATGATTGCGATTTTTGCTTTACCTGTTGCTCAGGGATTGGAGGCGCCGCCTTCATCAAATATGAGTGGCGAAAATTACCAAACATCATCTGAACAACATATGTTGATTGCGGTGCGTGAAATTCGTCAAGCATTGCAGGTTCAACCTCAACCAACAAATCACAAAACCCATTCCAATCAAAAATACGAAAAAATTCAACCGCACTTTATCGCGGCAGAGTTTCCTGTTTTTGCCCCTATTCGGGCCGGTCCTGCTATTATTTAA
- the secA gene encoding preprotein translocase subunit SecA, producing MSFLTKIFGSRNERILRRLRKQVAKINKMEPAFEALSDDELRAKTEEFRSRLANGETLQQLLPEAFATVREAGKRVLGMRHFDVQLIGGMVLTNRCIAEMRTGEGKTLTATLPCYLMALEGKGVHVVTVNDYLARRDAETNRPLFEFLGMTVGVNIPGLPPEAKREAYAADITYATNSELGFDYLRDNLAHSKEERFQRHLGYALVDEVDSILIDEARTPLIISGQAEDSSELYIAVNKLIPNLIKQEKEDTEEYTGEGDYTLDLKTKQAYLTERGQEKVENWLIEQGLMPEGDSLYSPARIVLLHHVMAALRANTLFERDVDYIVKDGEIVIVDEHTGRTMAGRRWSDGLHQAIEAKEGVEIKSENQTVASISYQNYFRLYDKLAGMTGTADTEAFEFQQIYGLETVVIPTNRPMIRDDRTDVMFENEEYKFNAIIEDIKDCVARNQPVLVGTVSVEKSEMLSQALDKAGIKHNVLNAKFHAQEAEIVAEAGAPGAVTIATNMAGRGTDIILGGNWKAQVAKLDNPTPEQIEAIKAEWEKNHEIVMKAGGLHIIGTERHESRRIDNQLRGRSGRQGDPGSSRFYLSLEDGLMRIYLNEGKLNMMRKAFTQPGEAMESKLLAKVIASAQAKVEAFHFDGRKNLLEYDDVANDQRHAIYEQRNYLLDNDDISETIKAIRSDVFNDVIDQYIPPQSLEEQWDIKGLEDRLAQEFGLELPIERWLEENNNLHEENLRERIIQEAEDEYKAKEALAGEETMRHFEKGVMLQTLDELWKEHLAAMDYLRQGIHLRGYAQKDPKQEYKKESFRMFTEMLDSLKHHVITTLTRVKVRTQEEIEEAERARQEMAEREALTHQPVDENTEQTQSEDYSDRHIGRNEPCPCGSGKKYKHCHGSKARYA from the coding sequence ATGAGTTTTTTAACAAAAATTTTTGGCAGCCGTAACGAACGTATTTTACGCAGATTAAGAAAACAAGTTGCGAAAATCAACAAAATGGAGCCAGCTTTTGAAGCATTAAGTGATGATGAATTAAGAGCAAAAACAGAAGAATTCCGTAGTCGTTTAGCTAATGGTGAAACTTTACAACAACTTTTACCTGAAGCGTTTGCTACCGTGCGTGAAGCGGGTAAACGTGTACTCGGTATGCGCCATTTCGATGTGCAATTAATCGGTGGTATGGTGCTCACCAATCGTTGTATCGCAGAGATGCGTACGGGTGAAGGTAAAACTTTAACCGCAACCTTGCCTTGTTATTTGATGGCATTGGAAGGTAAAGGTGTACACGTTGTGACCGTGAATGATTACTTAGCACGTCGTGACGCAGAAACCAACCGCCCATTATTTGAATTCTTAGGTATGACTGTTGGGGTGAATATCCCTGGTTTACCGCCTGAAGCAAAACGTGAAGCTTATGCGGCAGATATTACATATGCAACAAACAGCGAACTAGGTTTTGATTACCTTCGTGATAACTTAGCGCATTCCAAAGAAGAACGTTTCCAACGTCATTTAGGCTATGCCTTAGTGGATGAAGTGGACTCTATCTTAATTGATGAAGCACGTACGCCGTTGATTATTTCAGGTCAAGCAGAGGACAGTTCTGAGCTTTATATTGCGGTAAATAAATTAATTCCGAATTTGATTAAGCAAGAAAAAGAAGATACGGAAGAATATACCGGTGAAGGCGATTACACCTTAGATCTTAAAACCAAACAGGCGTATTTGACTGAACGTGGTCAAGAAAAAGTAGAGAATTGGTTAATTGAACAAGGTTTAATGCCAGAAGGCGATTCACTTTATTCACCAGCGCGTATTGTGTTGTTACACCATGTCATGGCTGCATTACGTGCAAACACCTTATTTGAGCGCGATGTAGACTATATCGTGAAAGATGGCGAGATTGTGATCGTCGATGAGCACACAGGTCGTACAATGGCAGGTCGTCGTTGGTCTGATGGTTTACACCAAGCAATCGAAGCGAAAGAAGGCGTAGAAATTAAGAGTGAAAACCAAACTGTTGCGTCGATTTCTTACCAAAACTACTTCCGTCTTTATGACAAATTAGCGGGTATGACCGGTACAGCAGATACCGAAGCCTTTGAATTCCAACAAATTTATGGTTTAGAAACTGTCGTTATCCCAACAAACCGCCCAATGATTCGTGATGATCGTACGGACGTCATGTTTGAGAATGAAGAATACAAATTCAATGCAATTATTGAAGATATCAAAGACTGTGTAGCACGTAATCAACCAGTTCTTGTGGGTACCGTGTCAGTTGAAAAATCTGAAATGCTTTCTCAAGCGTTAGACAAAGCAGGGATTAAGCACAACGTATTGAATGCAAAATTCCACGCACAAGAAGCAGAAATCGTTGCGGAAGCGGGGGCACCAGGTGCAGTGACTATTGCAACCAATATGGCAGGTCGTGGTACCGATATTATCCTGGGTGGTAACTGGAAAGCTCAAGTGGCAAAATTGGATAATCCAACACCAGAGCAAATTGAAGCAATCAAAGCTGAGTGGGAGAAAAATCACGAAATCGTGATGAAAGCTGGTGGTTTACACATTATCGGGACAGAGCGTCATGAATCCCGTCGTATTGATAACCAGTTGCGTGGTCGTTCAGGTCGTCAAGGTGACCCAGGTTCTTCACGTTTCTACCTTTCTTTAGAAGATGGCTTAATGCGTATTTATCTGAATGAAGGTAAATTAAATATGATGCGTAAAGCCTTCACTCAACCAGGTGAAGCCATGGAATCTAAGCTGCTTGCTAAAGTGATCGCATCGGCGCAAGCGAAAGTAGAAGCCTTCCATTTTGATGGTCGTAAAAACTTGCTTGAATATGATGATGTGGCTAATGACCAACGTCATGCGATTTACGAACAACGTAATTACTTGCTCGATAACGATGATATTTCAGAGACTATCAAAGCTATCCGCAGCGATGTATTTAATGATGTGATTGACCAATATATTCCACCACAATCGTTGGAAGAACAATGGGATATTAAAGGCTTAGAAGACCGTTTAGCGCAAGAGTTTGGTCTTGAGTTACCAATTGAACGTTGGTTAGAAGAAAATAATAATCTTCACGAAGAAAACTTGCGTGAGCGCATTATTCAAGAAGCCGAAGATGAATACAAAGCGAAAGAAGCGCTTGCGGGTGAAGAAACCATGCGTCATTTCGAAAAAGGTGTGATGTTACAAACTCTTGATGAGCTTTGGAAAGAGCACTTGGCGGCGATGGATTACTTACGTCAAGGTATCCATTTGCGTGGTTATGCGCAAAAAGATCCAAAACAAGAGTACAAAAAAGAATCTTTCCGTATGTTTACTGAAATGTTGGATTCTTTAAAACATCATGTGATTACGACACTTACTCGAGTGAAAGTCCGTACACAGGAAGAGATTGAAGAAGCGGAACGAGCACGTCAGGAAATGGCTGAACGTGAAGCATTAACACATCAACCTGTAGATGAAAATACAGAGCAAACTCAAAGCGAGGACTATTCTGATCGTCATATTGGACGTAATGAACCTTGTCCTTGTGGGTCAGGTAAAAAATACAAGCATTGTCACGGCAGTAAAGCCCGATATGCTTAG
- the leuS gene encoding leucine--tRNA ligase, translated as MQQHYRPDLIEPAVQQYWAENKVFKAIKDTSKEKYYCLSMFPYPSGRLHMGHVRNYTIGDVVSRYQRMNGKNVLQPIGWDAFGLPAEGAAIKNKTAPAKWTYENIEYMKNQLKMLGFGYDWDREIATCRPEYYKWEQWFFTELYKKGLVYKKTSTVNWCPNDETVLANEQVHEGCCWRCDTPVEQKEIPQWFIKITDYAEQLLGGLDQLPQWPDMVKTMQRNWIGRSEGVEITFDVADTAEKVAVYTTRPDTFYGVSYLGIAAAHPLAELAAEKNPQLAEFIREAKNAKVAEADLATMEKKGMATGLFAIHPLTGEKLPIWVANFVLMHYGTGAVMAVPAHDQRDFEFAQKYSLPIKQVIAPLADEEIDLTKQAFVEHGKLVNSAEFDGLDFDAAFNGIADKLEKLGVGKRQVNYRLRDWGVSRQRYWGAPIPMLTLPNGETVPAPIEDLPIILPEDVVMDGVKSPIKADPNWAKTTFNGEPALKETDTFDTFMESSWYYARYTSPSYAEGMLDKDEANYWLPVDQYIGGIEHATMHLLYFRFFHKLLRDAGFVTSDEPAQKLLCQGMVLADAFYYTSPTNERIWVSPTQVTLERDEKGRIIKATDPEGRELVHTGMTKMSKSKNNGIDPQEMVEKYGADTVRLFMMFASPAEMTLEWQESGVEGAKRFLGRVWNLVYEYSQNPAKTALDVTALSADQKALRRDVHKTIAKVSDDIGRRQTFNTAIAAVMELMNKLTRAPLESEQDRAVMAEALSAVVRMLYPITPHICFELWKALGNESNIDHAEWVKADEAAMVEDEKLIVVQVNGKVRGKVTVAADADEETVKTVAFADENVKKFTDNTQIVKVIYVPGKLLNVVVKPQ; from the coding sequence CGTCCTGATTTGATTGAACCTGCCGTTCAACAATATTGGGCTGAAAATAAAGTCTTCAAAGCAATCAAAGATACGTCTAAAGAAAAATATTACTGTCTTTCAATGTTCCCTTACCCATCAGGTCGTTTACACATGGGCCATGTGCGTAACTACACCATCGGTGATGTAGTTTCACGTTACCAACGTATGAACGGCAAAAACGTATTACAACCGATTGGTTGGGATGCTTTCGGTTTGCCAGCTGAAGGTGCTGCGATTAAAAATAAAACTGCGCCCGCAAAATGGACTTACGAAAACATTGAATACATGAAAAACCAGCTCAAAATGTTGGGCTTTGGTTATGACTGGGATCGCGAAATTGCGACTTGCCGTCCGGAATACTACAAATGGGAACAATGGTTCTTCACCGAGCTTTATAAAAAAGGCTTAGTTTACAAAAAAACCTCAACTGTGAACTGGTGTCCGAACGATGAAACCGTATTGGCTAACGAACAGGTGCATGAAGGTTGTTGCTGGCGTTGTGACACTCCGGTCGAGCAAAAAGAAATCCCACAATGGTTTATTAAAATCACTGATTACGCTGAACAATTACTAGGTGGATTAGACCAACTGCCACAATGGCCAGATATGGTAAAAACCATGCAACGTAACTGGATTGGCCGTTCTGAAGGGGTGGAAATTACGTTTGATGTGGCAGATACCGCAGAAAAAGTCGCGGTTTATACGACCCGTCCTGATACCTTCTATGGTGTGAGCTATTTAGGTATCGCGGCAGCGCACCCATTAGCAGAATTAGCGGCAGAAAAAAATCCTCAATTGGCTGAATTCATCCGTGAAGCAAAAAATGCCAAAGTGGCCGAAGCAGACCTAGCCACAATGGAGAAAAAAGGGATGGCAACCGGCTTATTCGCTATTCATCCATTAACCGGTGAAAAATTACCAATTTGGGTCGCTAACTTCGTGTTAATGCACTACGGTACTGGTGCAGTAATGGCGGTTCCAGCACATGACCAACGTGACTTTGAATTTGCTCAAAAATACAGTTTGCCAATTAAACAGGTAATCGCACCACTTGCAGATGAAGAAATTGATTTAACCAAACAAGCTTTTGTTGAACACGGTAAATTAGTGAACTCTGCTGAGTTTGATGGTTTGGATTTTGATGCGGCATTCAACGGTATTGCGGACAAATTAGAAAAATTAGGCGTGGGTAAACGCCAAGTGAATTATCGTTTACGTGACTGGGGCGTTTCTCGTCAACGTTATTGGGGTGCACCAATTCCAATGCTGACCTTGCCAAACGGTGAAACCGTACCAGCCCCAATCGAAGATTTACCGATTATTCTACCGGAAGATGTGGTCATGGATGGCGTGAAAAGCCCAATTAAAGCCGATCCAAACTGGGCTAAAACCACCTTCAACGGTGAACCTGCATTAAAAGAAACCGATACCTTTGATACCTTTATGGAATCGTCTTGGTACTATGCACGCTATACTTCACCAAGCTATGCTGAAGGCATGTTGGATAAAGATGAAGCCAACTACTGGTTGCCGGTGGATCAATATATCGGCGGTATCGAGCACGCGACCATGCACTTGCTCTACTTCCGTTTCTTCCACAAATTATTGCGTGATGCAGGTTTCGTAACGAGCGATGAGCCGGCACAAAAATTATTATGCCAAGGCATGGTATTAGCCGATGCGTTCTATTACACCAGTCCGACCAACGAGCGTATTTGGGTAAGCCCAACGCAAGTGACCCTTGAGCGTGATGAAAAAGGCCGTATCATCAAAGCGACTGATCCAGAAGGCCGTGAATTGGTGCATACCGGTATGACCAAAATGTCGAAATCCAAAAACAACGGTATCGACCCACAAGAGATGGTGGAAAAATACGGTGCAGATACTGTGCGTCTCTTCATGATGTTCGCTTCTCCTGCAGAAATGACGCTTGAATGGCAAGAATCTGGCGTAGAAGGGGCAAAACGTTTCTTAGGTCGTGTATGGAATTTGGTGTATGAATACAGTCAAAATCCTGCAAAAACTGCTTTAGATGTGACCGCACTTTCTGCAGACCAAAAAGCACTTCGCCGTGATGTGCATAAAACGATCGCCAAAGTGAGCGATGATATTGGTCGTCGTCAAACGTTCAATACCGCTATCGCAGCAGTAATGGAGTTAATGAATAAATTAACCCGTGCGCCATTAGAAAGCGAGCAAGATCGTGCTGTGATGGCAGAAGCATTAAGCGCAGTCGTGCGTATGCTTTACCCAATCACACCACATATCTGCTTTGAGTTATGGAAAGCTTTAGGTAACGAAAGCAACATCGACCATGCAGAATGGGTGAAAGCTGATGAAGCGGCGATGGTAGAAGATGAAAAACTTATCGTGGTTCAAGTCAACGGTAAAGTACGTGGTAAAGTGACTGTCGCAGCTGATGCGGATGAAGAAACCGTGAAAACGGTTGCATTTGCAGATGAAAATGTGAAGAAATTTACTGACAATACACAAATCGTGAAAGTGATTTATGTACCTGGTAAATTGTTAAATGTGGTGGTTAAACCGCAATAA
- the mutT gene encoding 8-oxo-dGTP diphosphatase MutT, producing the protein MSKPIIQVAAGIIRNEFGQLYLTQRLEGQDFAQALEFPGGKVDAGETPEEALKRELEEEIGIHILNAELYERFQFEYPTKILDFSFYLVTEWIGEPFGREGQEGFWLEQSELDAGQFPPANLKLIQRLVAESVK; encoded by the coding sequence ATGAGTAAGCCTATCATTCAAGTTGCGGCAGGAATTATTCGTAATGAATTTGGGCAGCTATATTTGACCCAACGCTTAGAAGGGCAAGATTTTGCACAAGCATTAGAATTTCCTGGTGGCAAAGTTGATGCAGGTGAAACCCCTGAAGAAGCCTTAAAAAGAGAGTTGGAAGAAGAGATTGGCATTCATATTTTAAATGCTGAACTGTATGAACGTTTTCAATTTGAATATCCAACCAAAATTTTAGATTTTAGTTTTTATCTGGTCACAGAATGGATTGGTGAGCCGTTTGGTCGAGAAGGACAAGAAGGTTTTTGGCTTGAACAAAGTGAGCTTGATGCTGGGCAATTCCCACCAGCCAATTTAAAGCTGATTCAGCGTTTAGTGGCTGAAAGTGTCAAATAA
- the holA gene encoding DNA polymerase III subunit delta, with amino-acid sequence MNRIFSEQLASNLNSHLAKVYFLVGTDPLLLSESEDLIHQAALLQGFDEKNQITIDTNTDWPTLIEASQSMGLFFNKQIFILNLPENLTALLQKNLQQFISGLNEDSLLVLTLPKLSKAAEKQEWFIQANQLEPQAVIVNCQTPNSEQLSRWVKHRTKNMGLSADEEAIQLLCYSYENNLLALKQALQLLDLLYPDHKLTYNRVKSVVEQSSVFTPFQWIDALLSGKANRSKRILRGLQAEDVQPVILLRTLQRELLTLLELTKPQLRNPSLQTSLPTQTLKADFDRLKIWQNRRHLYTAAIQRLTYQKLFEILQELADIERTTKQEYDQDVWVKLADLSVKICL; translated from the coding sequence ATGAACCGCATTTTTTCTGAGCAACTGGCCTCTAACCTGAACAGCCATTTAGCGAAAGTCTATTTTTTGGTTGGGACAGATCCCCTGTTGCTCAGTGAAAGTGAAGACCTCATTCACCAAGCCGCCCTTCTTCAAGGTTTTGATGAAAAAAATCAAATTACCATAGATACTAATACTGACTGGCCTACATTAATTGAGGCTAGTCAATCTATGGGGCTCTTCTTTAATAAGCAAATTTTCATTCTCAATTTACCCGAAAATTTGACCGCGCTTTTGCAGAAAAACCTTCAGCAATTTATTAGTGGATTAAATGAAGATAGCTTGCTTGTTCTCACCTTGCCTAAATTGTCTAAAGCAGCCGAAAAACAAGAGTGGTTTATTCAGGCAAATCAACTTGAGCCACAAGCTGTTATTGTTAACTGCCAAACACCAAATTCAGAACAGCTTTCTCGCTGGGTGAAGCATCGTACAAAAAACATGGGATTATCAGCTGATGAGGAAGCCATTCAACTACTTTGTTACAGCTATGAAAATAATCTACTGGCATTGAAACAAGCATTACAGCTTTTAGATTTGCTTTATCCTGATCACAAACTCACGTATAACCGCGTAAAATCCGTCGTAGAGCAATCTTCTGTCTTTACCCCTTTCCAATGGATTGATGCATTGCTATCAGGCAAAGCAAACCGCTCAAAGCGAATTTTACGTGGTTTACAAGCTGAAGATGTGCAACCTGTCATTTTATTGCGTACTTTACAGCGTGAACTACTCACGTTGTTAGAATTAACAAAACCACAGCTACGCAATCCATCTCTTCAAACGAGTTTGCCAACACAGACACTCAAAGCAGATTTTGACCGCCTCAAAATTTGGCAGAATCGTCGTCATCTTTATACTGCAGCGATACAACGACTCACCTATCAAAAGCTCTTTGAAATATTGCAAGAATTGGCCGATATTGAGCGCACAACCAAGCAAGAATATGATCAAGACGTGTGGGTAAAATTGGCCGACTTATCGGTTAAAATTTGTTTATAA
- the lptE gene encoding LPS assembly lipoprotein LptE — MMKSIKTICFVGATAFLTACGWHFDNGAAVPAELKTMALESSDPYSEMSMAMRKQLLSNNVNLVPAKQGVPVLRLNKQTSSDKVASVFKQGREAEKVLTLDVEASVRLANGETYPISAKINRTFFDNSRAALAKSAERDVIWNDMREQAARQLINKMAALQHQVQGK; from the coding sequence ATGATGAAATCAATCAAAACGATCTGCTTTGTTGGGGCTACTGCCTTTTTAACTGCTTGTGGTTGGCACTTCGATAATGGTGCGGCTGTTCCTGCAGAATTAAAAACAATGGCTCTTGAAAGTAGCGACCCATACAGTGAAATGTCAATGGCAATGCGTAAGCAACTGCTTAGCAACAACGTAAACCTTGTTCCTGCAAAACAAGGTGTGCCAGTGTTGCGTTTAAATAAACAGACTTCAAGCGATAAAGTCGCATCTGTCTTTAAACAAGGCCGTGAAGCAGAAAAAGTACTGACTCTTGATGTTGAAGCAAGTGTACGTTTGGCAAACGGAGAAACCTATCCAATCTCTGCAAAAATCAACCGTACTTTCTTTGATAACTCACGTGCTGCATTAGCAAAATCAGCTGAGCGCGATGTGATTTGGAATGATATGCGAGAACAAGCGGCTCGCCAATTAATTAATAAAATGGCCGCCTTGCAACATCAAGTTCAAGGAAAATAA
- a CDS encoding DciA family protein: MENKHERYQKAMNIIDVLEGSQFAKIMQKGLMLNELNQNISRLFPQEFKGLFRLGSITDGKLFIEVKSAVVRQGILFRQSELLTAIQPTYPEVKGFEIKVNPELTC, translated from the coding sequence GTGGAAAACAAGCATGAGCGTTATCAAAAAGCCATGAATATTATTGATGTGCTGGAAGGATCTCAATTTGCCAAAATCATGCAGAAAGGGTTAATGTTGAATGAACTGAACCAAAACATCAGCCGTCTTTTTCCTCAAGAATTTAAAGGACTTTTTCGTTTAGGCTCTATCACTGATGGGAAACTCTTTATCGAAGTCAAAAGTGCGGTCGTTCGCCAAGGGATTTTATTTCGACAAAGCGAATTACTCACTGCAATTCAACCGACTTATCCCGAAGTAAAAGGCTTTGAGATTAAAGTCAATCCAGAATTAACCTGCTAA